A region from the Lysobacter antibioticus genome encodes:
- a CDS encoding type IV pilin protein: protein MTSYRNRSIARLSRGFTLLELMVVVAIVAILVGIAVPTYQDSVRKSRRGQVKSDLAEGAQAMERYYTANNTYVGADLTKIYHNPPQSPKEGTAHYTLSFSGAVTANSFVLQAVPSTVTGQNKDKCGTMTLSNTGVKGPSSLPAECWNK from the coding sequence ATGACGTCTTACCGAAACCGTTCCATCGCGCGACTGAGCCGGGGCTTCACCCTGTTGGAACTCATGGTGGTGGTCGCGATCGTCGCCATTCTGGTCGGCATCGCGGTGCCGACCTATCAGGACAGCGTGCGCAAGAGCCGGCGCGGTCAGGTCAAGTCGGACCTGGCCGAGGGCGCGCAGGCGATGGAGCGTTACTACACGGCCAACAACACCTATGTCGGCGCCGACCTGACCAAGATCTACCACAATCCGCCGCAGTCGCCGAAGGAAGGCACCGCGCACTACACCCTCTCCTTCAGCGGAGCGGTGACCGCCAACAGCTTCGTCCTGCAGGCGGTGCCGAGCACCGTGACCGGGCAGAACAAGGACAAATGCGGGACGATGACCTTGTCGAACACCGGGGTGAAGGGTCCGTCTTCGCTGCCCGCGGAGTGCTGGAACAAGTAA
- a CDS encoding integration host factor subunit alpha, which translates to MALTKAEMAERLFDEVGLNKREAKEFVDAFFDALREALEQGRQVKLSGFGNFDLRRKNQRPGRNPKTGEEIPISARTVVTFRPGQKLKERVEAYSGGEHA; encoded by the coding sequence ATGGCACTAACGAAAGCGGAAATGGCGGAGCGGTTGTTCGACGAAGTCGGGCTGAACAAGCGCGAGGCCAAGGAGTTCGTCGACGCATTCTTCGATGCGTTGCGCGAGGCTCTGGAGCAGGGACGGCAGGTCAAGCTGTCGGGGTTCGGTAATTTCGATCTGCGCCGCAAGAACCAGCGGCCCGGTCGCAACCCGAAGACCGGCGAGGAGATCCCGATTTCGGCGCGTACGGTGGTGACCTTCCGTCCGGGCCAGAAACTGAAGGAACGCGTCGAAGCGTACAGCGGAGGCGAGCATGCTTGA
- the thrS gene encoding threonine--tRNA ligase encodes MIAITLPDGSRREFEHPVSVMDVAASIGAGLAKATVAGEVDGKLVDASDRIDHDAKLRIITPKDPEGVEIIRHSCAHLVGHAVKQLYPTAKMVIGPVIDEGFYYDIWYERPFTPEDLAAIEQRMVQLIDKDYDVIKKVTPREEVISVFQSRGEDYKLRLVEDMPDEQAMGLYYHEEYVDMCRGPHVPNTRFLKAFKLTRISGAYWRGDSKNEQLQRVYGTAWADKKQLAAYIQRIEEAEKRDHRRIGKQQDLFHLQEEAPGLVFWHPKGWSIWQVVEQYMRRVYRDSGYGEVRCPQILDVSLWQKSGHWDNYKENMFFTESEKRTYAVKPMNCPGHVQVFNQGLHSYRDLPIRYGEFGSCHRNEPSGALHGILRVRGFTQDDGHVFCLEDQIESEVTAFHRQALAVYSDFGFEDIQIKIALRPDSRLGDDATWDKAEAALRSALGACGVEWQELPGEGAFYGPKIEYHLKDAIGRTWQLGTMQVDFMMPGRLGAEYVDENSQRRTPVMLHRAIVGSMERFIGILIEHHAGQFPAWLAPVQATVMNITDAQADYVDEVRKLLANQGFRVQSDLRNEKIGYKIREHTLQRVPYLLVAGDREKDNGMIAVRTRGGEDLGTMTVAEFASRLNGENVG; translated from the coding sequence ATGATCGCCATTACGCTCCCCGACGGCAGCCGCCGCGAATTCGAACATCCCGTGTCCGTCATGGACGTCGCCGCCTCGATCGGCGCCGGCCTGGCCAAGGCGACCGTCGCCGGCGAGGTCGACGGCAAGCTGGTCGACGCCAGCGACCGCATCGACCACGACGCCAAGCTGCGCATCATCACCCCCAAGGACCCGGAAGGCGTCGAGATCATCCGCCACTCCTGCGCCCATCTGGTCGGGCACGCGGTCAAGCAGCTGTACCCGACCGCCAAGATGGTGATCGGCCCGGTCATCGACGAAGGCTTCTACTACGACATCTGGTACGAGCGCCCGTTCACGCCCGAGGACCTGGCCGCGATCGAGCAGCGCATGGTCCAGCTGATCGACAAGGACTACGACGTGATCAAGAAAGTCACGCCGCGCGAGGAGGTCATTTCGGTGTTCCAGTCGCGCGGCGAGGACTACAAGCTGCGCCTGGTCGAGGACATGCCCGACGAGCAGGCGATGGGCCTGTACTACCACGAGGAATATGTCGACATGTGCCGCGGCCCGCACGTGCCGAACACGCGTTTCCTCAAGGCCTTCAAGCTCACCCGCATCTCCGGCGCGTACTGGCGCGGCGATTCCAAGAACGAGCAACTGCAGCGCGTCTACGGCACCGCCTGGGCCGACAAGAAGCAGCTGGCGGCGTACATCCAGCGCATCGAGGAAGCCGAGAAGCGCGACCACCGCCGCATCGGCAAGCAGCAGGATCTGTTCCACCTGCAGGAAGAGGCGCCGGGCCTGGTGTTCTGGCACCCGAAGGGCTGGTCGATCTGGCAGGTCGTCGAGCAGTACATGCGCCGCGTCTACCGCGACAGCGGCTACGGCGAAGTGCGTTGCCCGCAGATCCTCGACGTGTCGCTGTGGCAGAAGTCCGGCCACTGGGACAACTACAAGGAGAACATGTTCTTCACCGAGTCGGAGAAGCGCACCTACGCGGTCAAGCCGATGAACTGCCCGGGCCACGTCCAGGTGTTCAACCAGGGTCTGCACAGCTATCGCGACCTGCCGATCCGCTACGGCGAGTTCGGCTCCTGTCATCGCAACGAGCCCTCCGGCGCGCTGCACGGCATCCTGCGCGTGCGCGGCTTCACCCAGGACGACGGCCACGTGTTCTGCCTGGAAGACCAGATCGAGTCCGAGGTCACCGCGTTCCACCGCCAGGCCCTGGCGGTCTACAGCGATTTCGGCTTCGAGGACATCCAGATCAAGATCGCCCTGCGCCCGGACTCGCGCCTGGGCGACGACGCCACCTGGGACAAGGCCGAGGCGGCCCTGCGCAGCGCCCTGGGCGCCTGCGGGGTCGAATGGCAGGAACTGCCGGGCGAGGGCGCCTTCTACGGCCCCAAGATCGAGTACCACCTCAAGGACGCGATCGGCCGGACCTGGCAGCTCGGCACGATGCAGGTCGATTTCATGATGCCGGGCCGGCTGGGCGCGGAATACGTGGACGAGAACAGCCAGCGCCGGACCCCGGTCATGCTGCACCGGGCCATCGTCGGCTCGATGGAGCGCTTCATCGGCATCCTGATCGAGCACCACGCCGGCCAGTTCCCGGCCTGGCTGGCCCCGGTTCAGGCCACCGTGATGAACATCACCGACGCCCAGGCCGATTATGTGGACGAGGTCCGGAAACTCCTTGCAAATCAAGGGTTCCGGGTCCAGTCCGATTTGCGGAACGAAAAGATCGGCTATAAGATTCGCGAGCACACGCTGCAGCGCGTGCCGTACCTGCTTGTGGCCGGCGACCGCGAGAAGGACAATGGCATGATTGCGGTGCGTACGCGGGGTGGGGAGGACCTGGGGACGATGACCGTCGCCGAGTTCGCTTCGCGTTTGAACGGCGAGAACGTCGGCTAA
- the infC gene encoding translation initiation factor IF-3: MATISTPEKPNRKNNEIRVPRVRVIGSDGEMIGVLTRDEALRMAEDEALDLVEIQPNADPPVCRIMDFGKYKFELQKKANAAKKKQKQVEIKELKFRPVTDEGDYQIKLRNMRRFLEEGDKVKVNIRFRGREMSHQELGREMAARIEADLGEDIVVESRPRLEGRQMVMMIAPKKKQ; the protein is encoded by the coding sequence ATTGCAACAATCAGTACCCCCGAGAAGCCGAATCGTAAGAACAACGAGATCCGCGTACCGCGCGTACGCGTGATCGGCAGCGATGGCGAAATGATCGGCGTGCTTACGCGCGACGAAGCCTTGCGCATGGCCGAGGACGAGGCGCTGGATCTTGTCGAGATTCAGCCGAATGCCGATCCGCCGGTGTGCCGCATCATGGACTTCGGCAAGTACAAGTTCGAACTGCAGAAGAAGGCCAATGCGGCCAAAAAGAAGCAGAAGCAGGTCGAAATCAAGGAACTCAAGTTCCGTCCGGTGACCGACGAAGGCGACTACCAGATCAAGCTGCGCAACATGCGCCGTTTTCTGGAAGAGGGCGACAAGGTCAAGGTCAACATCCGTTTCCGTGGCCGCGAGATGAGCCATCAGGAACTCGGTCGCGAGATGGCGGCCCGGATCGAGGCCGACCTGGGCGAGGACATCGTCGTCGAGTCGCGTCCGCGCCTGGAAGGGCGGCAGATGGTCATGATGATCGCGCCGAAGAAAAAGCAGTAA
- a CDS encoding MerR family transcriptional regulator, with amino-acid sequence MLDPGSNRELPPIPAKRYFTIGEVSELCDVKPHVLRYWETEFPTLNPVKRRGNRRYYQRHEVLMVRQIRGLLYEQGYTIGGARLRLEGDSAKDESALSSQIVKQVRMELEEVLQLLRR; translated from the coding sequence ATGCTTGACCCGGGCAGCAACCGAGAACTTCCGCCGATCCCGGCGAAGCGCTACTTCACCATCGGTGAGGTCAGCGAGCTGTGCGACGTCAAGCCGCACGTGCTGCGTTACTGGGAGACCGAGTTTCCCACGCTCAATCCGGTCAAGCGCCGCGGCAACCGCCGCTACTATCAGCGCCACGAGGTGCTGATGGTGCGCCAGATCCGCGGCCTGCTGTACGAGCAGGGCTATACGATCGGCGGCGCGCGCCTGCGCCTGGAAGGCGACTCGGCGAAGGACGAATCGGCGCTGAGCTCGCAGATCGTCAAGCAAGTGCGCATGGAGCTGGAAGAAGTCCTGCAACTGCTGCGCCGCTGA
- the rplT gene encoding 50S ribosomal protein L20, with translation MARVKRGVTARARHKKILKQAKGYYNARRKVFRVAKQAVTKALQYAYIGRKQKKRNFRSLWITRINAAARINGLSYSRFINGMLKAGITLDRKVLADIAVHDAKGFAALAEKAKSALAA, from the coding sequence ATGGCACGAGTTAAGCGTGGTGTAACGGCACGAGCCCGTCACAAGAAAATCCTGAAGCAGGCCAAGGGCTACTACAACGCCCGCCGCAAGGTCTTCCGCGTCGCCAAGCAGGCGGTCACGAAGGCTCTGCAGTACGCCTACATCGGTCGTAAGCAGAAGAAGCGCAATTTCCGTTCGCTGTGGATCACCCGCATCAACGCGGCGGCCCGCATCAACGGCTTGAGCTACAGCCGTTTCATCAACGGCATGCTGAAGGCTGGCATCACCCTCGACCGTAAGGTGCTGGCGGACATCGCCGTGCACGACGCGAAGGGTTTTGCGGCGCTGGCCGAAAAGGCGAAGAGCGCGCTCGCGGCGTAA
- the uvrB gene encoding excinuclease ABC subunit UvrB encodes MDDSAQSPGFQLVAPYSPAGDQPQAIERLIQGFDNGLAQQTLLGVTGSGKTYTVANVIQAVQKPTLVMAPNKTLAAQLYGEFKAFFPHNAVEYFVSYYDYYQPEAYVPSSDTFIEKDSSVNEHIEQMRLSATKALLERRDAIIVCTVSAIYGLGDPNEYFRMVLHMVRGERIDQRELIRRLTEMQYTRNDTELRRATYRVRGEVIDVHPAESDSEALRVELFDGEIENLTLFDPLTGETLSKVPRYTIYPGSHYVTTRRTVLDAIETIKDELRERLELLYAQNRLVEAQRLAQRTQFDLEMLAEVGYCNGIENYSRHLSGHMPGEPPPCLFDYLPPDALLVIDESHVTIPQIGAMYKGDRSRKETLVEFGFRLPSALDNRPLKFEEWEGRSPRSIFVSATPGPYELRKSEGQVTELVVRPTGLIDPEVEIRPVATQVDDVLGEIRERVAMGDRVLITTLTKRMSENLTEYLAEHGVKVRYLHSDIDTVERVEIIRDLRLGKFDVLVGINLLREGLDMPEVSLVAILDADKEGFLRSAGSLIQTIGRAARNLRGKAILYADRVTNSMQKAIEETDRRRHKQVEYNTEHGITPKSVSKTIVDVMEGARVDPDGLKARGKGRKVADEAADYAALSPSQFAARIKALEQQMYQHARDLEFEEAAAVRDQLRRLKDAGFAA; translated from the coding sequence ATGGACGACTCCGCCCAGTCCCCCGGTTTCCAGCTGGTCGCGCCTTACTCGCCCGCGGGCGATCAACCGCAGGCCATCGAGCGCCTGATCCAGGGGTTCGACAACGGCCTGGCCCAGCAGACCCTGCTCGGCGTGACCGGTTCGGGCAAGACCTATACGGTCGCCAACGTGATCCAGGCGGTGCAGAAGCCGACCCTGGTGATGGCCCCGAACAAGACCCTCGCCGCGCAGCTGTACGGCGAGTTCAAGGCGTTCTTCCCGCATAACGCGGTCGAGTACTTCGTCAGTTATTACGATTATTACCAGCCCGAGGCCTACGTGCCCTCGAGCGACACCTTCATCGAGAAGGACAGCTCGGTCAACGAGCACATCGAGCAGATGCGCCTGTCCGCGACCAAGGCCCTGCTCGAACGCCGCGACGCGATCATCGTCTGCACCGTGTCGGCGATCTATGGCCTGGGCGACCCGAACGAATATTTCCGCATGGTCCTGCACATGGTCCGGGGCGAGCGCATCGACCAGCGCGAGCTGATTCGACGCCTGACCGAAATGCAGTACACCCGCAACGACACCGAACTGCGTCGCGCGACCTACCGCGTGCGCGGCGAGGTCATCGACGTGCATCCGGCCGAAAGCGACTCGGAGGCCCTGCGCGTCGAGCTGTTCGACGGCGAGATCGAGAACCTGACCTTGTTCGACCCGCTGACCGGCGAAACCTTGAGCAAGGTCCCGCGTTACACGATCTATCCCGGTTCGCATTACGTGACGACCCGGCGCACGGTGCTCGATGCGATCGAAACGATCAAGGACGAATTGCGCGAGCGCCTGGAGCTGCTGTACGCGCAGAACCGGCTGGTCGAAGCCCAGCGCCTGGCCCAGCGCACCCAGTTCGATCTGGAGATGCTGGCCGAGGTCGGTTATTGCAACGGCATCGAGAACTACTCGCGGCACCTTAGCGGGCACATGCCCGGCGAACCGCCGCCGTGCCTGTTCGACTATCTGCCGCCGGACGCTCTGCTGGTCATCGACGAATCTCACGTGACCATTCCGCAGATCGGCGCCATGTACAAGGGCGACCGCTCGCGCAAGGAAACCCTGGTCGAATTCGGTTTCCGCCTGCCGTCGGCGCTCGACAACCGGCCCTTGAAGTTCGAAGAGTGGGAGGGTCGTTCGCCGCGCTCGATCTTCGTCTCGGCGACGCCGGGGCCGTACGAATTGCGCAAGTCGGAAGGGCAGGTGACCGAGCTGGTGGTGCGCCCGACCGGTCTGATCGATCCCGAGGTCGAGATCCGGCCGGTCGCGACCCAGGTCGACGACGTGCTCGGCGAAATCCGCGAACGCGTCGCCATGGGCGACCGCGTGCTGATCACGACCCTGACCAAGCGCATGTCGGAAAACCTCACCGAGTATCTCGCCGAGCACGGGGTCAAGGTGCGCTACCTGCACTCGGACATCGATACCGTCGAGCGCGTCGAGATCATCCGCGACCTGCGCCTGGGCAAGTTCGACGTGTTGGTCGGCATCAATCTGCTGCGCGAGGGCCTGGACATGCCCGAGGTGTCGCTGGTGGCGATCCTCGACGCCGACAAGGAGGGCTTCCTGCGTTCGGCCGGTTCGCTGATCCAGACCATCGGGCGCGCCGCGCGCAACCTGCGCGGCAAGGCGATCCTGTACGCCGACCGCGTGACCAACTCCATGCAGAAGGCGATCGAGGAGACCGACCGCCGCCGTCACAAGCAGGTCGAATACAACACCGAACACGGCATCACCCCCAAGTCGGTCAGCAAGACCATCGTCGACGTCATGGAAGGCGCGCGCGTCGATCCGGACGGCCTCAAGGCCCGCGGCAAGGGGCGCAAGGTCGCCGACGAGGCCGCCGACTATGCCGCGCTCAGCCCGTCCCAGTTCGCCGCCCGGATCAAGGCCCTGGAGCAGCAGATGTACCAGCACGCCCGCGACCTGGAGTTCGAGGAGGCCGCGGCGGTGCGCGACCAGTTGCGCCGGCTCAAGGACGCGGGGTTCGCGGCCTGA
- the pheT gene encoding phenylalanine--tRNA ligase subunit beta, whose amino-acid sequence MKFSENWLRQHVPTTATREQLAATLTAIGLEVEEVVALGESLDGVVVARIVSAEKHPEADRLQVCQVDTGHGTVQIVCGAPNARAGLIAPLATVGASLPGGLAIKAAKLRGVESFGMLCSAKELGVDPDASGLLELPSDALVGTPLAQYLALPDASIEIKLTPNRADCFSVRGIAYDVAAATSSAVSPLEIAPVQAAIAASLQVELDAGADVPRYCGRVIEGLDATTPTPVWMAERLRRSGVRPVSLLVDVTQYVMLEIGQPMHAFDRDTLQGPVGVRHARAGETTQLLNGQTVSLDESFLAITDGSGDAQRVIALGGIMGGFDSRVTDATRNVFLEAAHFAPAAIIGRGRKLGLHTDAGHRFERGVDPELPRIAIEYATRLILDIAGGTPGPLSESALPEHLPHPQPVRLRRARLARVLGLTVAGSEVERILGALGLTVEASDDGWRVTPPSRRFDIAIEEDLIEEIARIHGYDRIPTTLPAGSARLVAPSETRVDAATVRRQLAARDYLEAVNYAFVDAAWLGLWQAGEGAVPLANPLSAELGVMRTLLLPGLVAALARNASRQQSRVRLFELGNVFRANPAASPLETQRIAAAVCGDVQAEQWGASARPAGFHDLRGDLDSLAAAAGARLEYRPSQQPWAHPGRSADVYRVDGSTQRRLGWIGQLHPRLLKALDLDQDVVAFELDLAPLVERAIPRAAALSKYPSVRRDRAFIVAESVAWSAIQATVQAAAGPSLRELVLFDRYQGKGVETGFKSLAMGLILQDESRTLTDRDVDAVVAEVTAAVEREHGARLRT is encoded by the coding sequence ATGAAATTCTCCGAAAACTGGCTGCGCCAGCATGTGCCGACCACCGCCACGCGCGAGCAGCTCGCTGCGACGTTGACCGCGATCGGCCTGGAAGTCGAAGAAGTCGTCGCCCTGGGCGAATCGCTGGACGGCGTGGTCGTCGCCCGCATCGTCAGCGCCGAGAAACATCCCGAAGCCGACCGCCTGCAGGTCTGCCAGGTCGATACCGGCCACGGCACCGTGCAGATCGTCTGCGGCGCGCCGAACGCGCGCGCCGGCCTGATCGCGCCCTTGGCCACGGTGGGCGCATCGCTGCCCGGCGGCCTGGCGATCAAGGCCGCCAAGCTGCGCGGCGTCGAGTCCTTCGGCATGTTGTGCTCGGCTAAGGAGCTCGGTGTCGACCCGGACGCTTCGGGCCTGCTGGAGCTGCCGTCCGACGCCCTGGTCGGCACGCCGCTGGCGCAGTACCTCGCGCTGCCCGATGCCAGCATCGAGATCAAGCTGACCCCGAACCGCGCCGACTGCTTCAGCGTGCGCGGCATCGCCTACGACGTCGCCGCCGCCACCAGCAGCGCGGTGAGTCCGCTGGAAATCGCGCCGGTCCAGGCCGCCATCGCCGCGAGCCTGCAGGTCGAGCTCGACGCCGGCGCCGATGTGCCGCGTTATTGCGGCCGCGTGATCGAAGGCCTCGACGCGACCACGCCGACCCCGGTGTGGATGGCCGAGCGCCTGCGCCGCAGCGGCGTGCGTCCGGTCTCGCTGCTGGTCGACGTCACCCAATACGTGATGCTCGAAATCGGCCAGCCCATGCACGCCTTCGACCGCGACACCCTGCAGGGCCCGGTCGGCGTGCGTCATGCCCGCGCCGGCGAGACCACCCAGTTGCTCAACGGCCAGACCGTGAGCCTCGACGAGTCGTTCCTGGCGATCACCGACGGCAGCGGCGACGCGCAGCGTGTGATCGCCCTCGGCGGCATCATGGGCGGCTTCGACAGCCGGGTCACCGATGCGACCCGCAACGTGTTTCTGGAAGCGGCGCATTTCGCCCCGGCCGCGATCATCGGCCGCGGCCGCAAGCTCGGCCTGCACACCGACGCCGGTCACCGTTTCGAGCGCGGCGTCGATCCCGAGCTGCCGCGCATCGCCATCGAATACGCGACCCGTTTGATCCTCGACATCGCCGGCGGCACCCCGGGGCCGCTGAGCGAGTCGGCGCTGCCGGAGCATTTGCCGCACCCGCAACCGGTCAGGCTGCGACGCGCGCGCCTGGCGCGTGTGCTGGGCCTGACCGTGGCCGGCAGCGAAGTCGAGCGCATCCTCGGTGCGCTCGGCCTGACCGTCGAAGCCAGCGACGACGGCTGGCGGGTGACCCCGCCGAGCCGACGCTTCGATATCGCGATCGAGGAAGACCTGATCGAGGAAATCGCCCGCATCCACGGTTACGACCGGATCCCGACCACCTTGCCGGCGGGTTCCGCGCGCCTGGTCGCCCCGAGCGAGACCCGAGTCGACGCCGCCACCGTGCGCCGCCAGTTGGCCGCGCGCGATTATCTGGAAGCGGTCAACTACGCCTTCGTCGATGCCGCCTGGCTGGGGCTGTGGCAGGCCGGCGAGGGCGCGGTGCCGCTGGCCAACCCGCTCAGCGCCGAACTCGGCGTGATGCGCACCCTGCTGTTGCCGGGGCTGGTCGCGGCCCTGGCCCGTAACGCCTCGCGCCAGCAGTCGCGCGTGCGCCTGTTCGAGCTCGGCAACGTGTTCCGGGCCAACCCGGCCGCCTCGCCGCTGGAAACCCAGCGCATCGCCGCGGCCGTGTGCGGCGACGTCCAGGCCGAACAATGGGGCGCCAGCGCGCGTCCGGCCGGTTTCCACGACCTGCGCGGCGACCTCGACAGCCTGGCCGCCGCCGCCGGTGCACGTCTGGAATACCGTCCGTCGCAACAGCCCTGGGCCCACCCGGGCCGCTCGGCCGATGTCTACCGGGTCGACGGCAGCACCCAGCGCCGCCTGGGCTGGATCGGCCAGCTGCACCCGCGCCTGCTCAAGGCGTTGGACCTCGATCAGGACGTGGTCGCTTTCGAGCTGGACCTGGCGCCGCTGGTCGAGCGCGCCATCCCCAGGGCCGCGGCGCTGTCCAAATACCCCTCGGTGCGCCGCGATCGGGCCTTCATCGTCGCCGAATCGGTGGCGTGGTCGGCCATCCAGGCCACCGTTCAGGCCGCCGCCGGCCCCAGTCTGCGCGAGCTGGTCCTGTTCGACCGCTACCAGGGCAAGGGCGTGGAAACCGGATTCAAGAGTCTCGCTATGGGCTTGATTCTGCAGGATGAATCGCGCACCCTGACCGATCGGGATGTGGACGCGGTCGTGGCCGAAGTGACGGCGGCGGTGGAACGCGAACACGGCGCCCGGTTGCGCACGTGA
- the pheS gene encoding phenylalanine--tRNA ligase subunit alpha, translating to MSGIEALTRQALDEIAAAASSDAIEALRVSLLGKSGSVTAQLKQLGTLPAEERKAAGEAINKARDTLTAALGERKIALDDAALDARLASETIDVTLPGIDAARGGLHPVSRTMERMADIFGRLGFELADGPEIEDDWHNFEALNFPPHHPARAMHDTFYFAPDEAGVARLLRTHTSGMQVRYMLQNKPPLRMIALGKVYRSDSDQTHTPMFHQCEGLLIDEHSSFADLKGTLAEFVRAFFERDFEMRFRPSYFPFTEPSAEVDIAWQQPDGSTRWLEVLGCGMVHPNVLRNVGIDPERYTGYAFGMGVERLTMLRYGVDDLRSFFENDVRFLKQFA from the coding sequence ATGAGTGGAATCGAAGCACTGACCCGACAGGCGCTGGACGAGATCGCCGCGGCGGCGTCTTCCGATGCGATCGAAGCGCTGCGCGTTTCGCTGCTCGGCAAGTCCGGCAGCGTCACCGCCCAGCTCAAGCAGCTCGGCACCTTGCCGGCCGAAGAGCGCAAGGCCGCCGGCGAAGCGATCAACAAAGCCCGCGACACGCTGACCGCCGCGTTGGGCGAGCGCAAGATCGCGCTCGACGATGCCGCGCTCGATGCGCGCCTGGCGTCGGAAACCATCGACGTGACCCTGCCCGGCATCGACGCCGCGCGCGGCGGCCTGCACCCGGTCAGCCGCACCATGGAGCGCATGGCCGACATCTTCGGCCGCCTGGGCTTCGAACTGGCCGACGGCCCCGAGATCGAGGACGACTGGCATAACTTCGAAGCGCTGAATTTCCCGCCGCACCATCCGGCGCGGGCGATGCACGACACCTTCTATTTCGCGCCCGACGAGGCCGGCGTCGCGCGTCTGTTGCGCACCCATACCTCGGGCATGCAGGTGCGCTACATGCTGCAGAACAAACCGCCGCTGCGCATGATCGCGCTCGGCAAGGTGTACCGCAGCGACAGCGACCAAACCCACACGCCGATGTTCCACCAGTGCGAAGGCCTGCTGATCGACGAGCACTCCAGCTTCGCCGACCTCAAGGGCACCCTGGCCGAGTTCGTGCGCGCGTTCTTCGAGCGCGATTTCGAGATGCGCTTCCGGCCGAGCTACTTCCCCTTCACCGAGCCTTCGGCCGAAGTCGATATCGCCTGGCAGCAGCCCGACGGCAGCACCCGCTGGCTGGAAGTGCTCGGCTGCGGCATGGTCCATCCGAACGTGCTGCGCAACGTCGGCATCGACCCGGAGCGCTACACCGGCTATGCCTTCGGTATGGGTGTGGAGCGCTTGACCATGCTGCGCTACGGCGTCGACGACCTGCGCAGTTTCTTCGAGAACGATGTGCGGTTTCTCAAGCAGTTCGCTTGA
- the rpmI gene encoding 50S ribosomal protein L35, with product MPKIKTNRAAAKRFRKTASGKYKCGHANKSHILTKKATKRKRNLRQTNHVRAEDAGRLDRMLPYL from the coding sequence ATGCCCAAGATCAAGACCAATCGGGCGGCAGCCAAGCGCTTCCGGAAGACCGCTTCCGGCAAGTACAAGTGCGGCCACGCCAACAAGAGCCACATCCTCACCAAGAAAGCGACCAAGCGGAAGCGCAACCTGCGGCAGACGAACCACGTTCGTGCCGAGGATGCTGGCCGTCTGGACCGCATGCTTCCGTATTTGTGA